CATGGCCGCTTTTGAATCCATACGGGACGGCATGTATGCCGGTACTCAAGACTACAGCCAGGCACCGGCGGAGAAGAGTAGCACCGCGAACTTGAAACGACTGGCGCCGCGACAGTCGATAACGCTCGATGACATCGTCTTTGCCTACCCCGGCAAGAAAGAACCGGCACTGCATGGGCTCAACCTGACGATTCCGGCCAGGAAGGTAGTGGGATTGGTAGGGGCTTCCGGATCGGGAAAGTCCACGACGATCGATGTGCTTCTAGGACTAGTCACCCCCCAGCAGGGGAATGTGTTAATCGACGGAAAACCTCTGCAGGAGAAGGATAAACGAGCGTGGCAGAACATTCTCGGATTTGTGCCGCAGAGCATTTTTCTCAGCGATGCCAGCATTCGCGAGAACATCGCCTTCGGTCTGCCGCCGGAGGAAATCGACGAAGCTCGGGTTGAACAAGCGGCCAGCATGGCGCATCTGGACGAGTTGCTCGTCGACCTGCCTGACGGTCTGGATACTTTCGTGGGCGAGCGCGGGGTCCAACTCTCCGGTGGTCAACGTCAACGTATCGGCATAGCCCGCGCGCTCTACGGCAATGCCGAAGTTCTGGTGCTTGACGAAGCCACCAGCGCGCTGGATGGAATTACCGAAAAGCTGATAATGGATGCCATTCACGACTTCTCGGGCAGCAAGACGATCGTCATGATCGCTCATCGACTGGCCACGGTTAAGCAGTGCGACAAGGTCTACCTGATCAGCCACGGCAAAGTCATCGACCAAGGAAGTTACGAAGATCTGGTACGCAGAAATGATGTCTTCAAGCGAATGGCCGAGCATGCCTGATATGTTTCGGTCGGCTGGATGGATATCGTCATTTTGTATAAAAAACAAGAGGCTTTTATGCTCCGTAAGGCAACAAGCCTATTGAAATCGATAGTAAGAGAAATCTTGCAGGCTAAAGGGTTTGTCTATTCTTCGGATGTAGGTCCGGCGGACTTCCGAGGGCTCGTCGAGTTTCCCTGGGATGCTCTCGAGCGTACGGACCGATGCCCGATATTATTCGATGTTCCCCTTGAGCGTTGTCGGGGTTTGGGCCTCATGGCCTTTTCCTGTTCAAAAGACTCCGCGCACCCCTATATTAGAACCCTGCAGAACTACCTGAGTGGCAACGTAACTGTTTATAGCGATTCAGAGCTGAAGGCGTACTATATGAATTTTCAGCCGAAAACAGGCTCAGAACTGCTGGGGATATCGCCGGCCGAGAATAAATTATTCCTGAAGCCAGTGTTATGGTTTACCGAGCCATGGATTGCCAGTCCCTCAAGACGTGAAGAAAAAATCAAGATTCGCATAATGCGCAATGAAAGCAGCGACCATGGTCTATCAGAGAGATCCGGAGGGGAATGGAATCAGTTCGGCCCCGTGTCCGACGACAGGGGAGAACTCGAGTTCAGAAGACTGATCTCGGTGATGGCCTCGATCAAGGCTACTGGCTATATGAGAGGTAATGGCTCTGACGGGGATATTAGCGGAGATGTTCTAGTAAGAGACAATGATTACAGAATAAATATAATTCGTGGCCAGCATCGTATCTGTGCGTTGTCAGCAAGTGGTCATCTCAAGGCTTCGGTGCGAATCGACGTCAATAAATGGGGCGTCATCAGGCGAGAGGCCGCCGAGTACTGGCCGGCCGTCAGGTCGGGTGCATTCAGCTTGGCACAGGCTAGAGAGGTATTCGACAGAATTTTCGAGGGGCGTCAGCCAAGTAGTTATTTTATGCCAATGGGCAAATAGTTAGAGTCAGGATCCGTTGATCATGGAAAACAGCCCGCACCTGCCTATCTCAGTGGTAATTACGGTTTATAATGAAGCTTGCTATTTAAGAGAGGCGTTGCGATCCGTGCTTTCGCAGGTCGTTATGCCCGCCGAAATACTAGTGATCGACGATGGATCCGATGATGACGAGGCCCGGCAGGTGGTTGAAGAGAATCAAAAAACAGCTGTCACTCTGCGCTATTACAAGAAAGAAAACGGTGGGCCGTCAAGTGCAAGAAACAGCGGGATTTCTCGATCCGTCCAACCATACATCGCTTTCCTGGATGCCGACGATAAAATGTTGCCAGGGAATCTCTGTTATAAATATAACCTTATAAAAAATTTGGGAAGTCAATACTTCGGTGTCTATGGATCCTATATCCGTGAAGATAATAAAAAGATAGTGGCGTTCAAGGAAATAGACGGCATGCCTTCGACAAGATACATAGGCAGGGACGACGGTGTTCCGGGCGGTATGGGAAACTACCTTTTTCGTCGGGATCCTCTGATTGAAGTTGGAGGGCTGGATGAGACGCTTAGTCATAATGAAGATTTTGATCTGCTGATAAGACTTTTAAAGAGTGGCTACGCTTGTAAAGGGAATGCTGAACCAGGATTTGTCAGAAATTATCGTCCAGGGTCCCTAACTCGAAGTGCGAAACACTATGAAATATACCGTGCCGTGTTGATGTTCTTGAATAAAGCAGAAAAAAATACATATTTTGATGAGCTTGAGCTTAGAAGAAGGCATAAAGCAAACTGTCTGCGCCTGGCACGAAGATTATTTTCGGAAAGGTTTCCATGGGCCGAGGTCAAGCCGGTGTTAGTGGAAGCCTTTAGCCATGACAGACCGCGAAATCCGAGAGAATTAATCGCCTATCTTTTAGCCAGAATGATATGAGATTGATAGTGGTACATTAACCTCGCGTTAGTTGATCAGGGCATCTCTTTGAATATACTTCATGTTATTGCCGCGCCAGCGGCTGGTGGGGCGGAGATATATATCAGAGACTTATGCGTGCATGCCAACGCGAACGGGCATGAGTTCAGTATCGCTTTTATCGCGAATGCGAAAGAGATTGGCCGAAGTGCCGAGTTCGAAGCGAATTTTCTGGAGTCGCTGGAAAATAGTCGGGTCAGGTTTTTCTTCCTGCCTGCAGGAACAAAGCGCAATCCCATCAGGGGCATGCTTTCGTCCGTCAATGCCATTCGCATGCGCAGACCCGACGTCATCCATGTCCACCTGTTGACGGGGCTGCTGGTTTTTTCTCTTTGCTCGGCTTTCTTGCCCATCGTGTACACGCACCACAATATCAAGATCTACCATCGCAGTTGGCTCTTCAAAGCCTTCATGAAGTTGAGTCGAGGCTATGTCGGAATTTCTGATAAGTGCACGGAAGTGTTGGCGAAGATGGTACCGCATGGAAGGGACGTAAGGACCATCCATAATGGCATCCTGACCCAGCGTGTCATGTCCTTGCGGGATGCAACGGCCACTCCTACGGTCGACACGACATGCGTCTCTTTGATTGCTGTTGGTGCATTGAGTGAACAGAAGAACTATCCGCTCCTGCTTCGGGCCCTGGCGCTGGTCAAGACGCGCACCGAGTTGGCTTTTCATCTGTCGATCGTGGGCGAAGGCAGGGAAGGAACTACCCAGGCCATACAGCAGCAGATCGCTGAACAAAACTTAGCCAATGTCGTGACGCTGCTGGGTAATCGTTCGGACGTACCTCAGCTTCTGTGTCATTCGGACATTTTCGTCCTGTCCTCGAGTTGGGAAGGATTGCCAATCTCGCTACTGGAGGCTCAGGCGGCGGGGCTTCCTTCCGTGGTGACTGACGTCGGCGGCTGTGGTGAAGTCATCGAAAGGACACAGGGCGGGATCGTTGTCGCTCCCGAAGATGCCGAGACACTGGCGGTGGCGCTGCAGCAATTGATCGAGATGCCGGAGTATCGCGAGAAGCTGCGAGCCTGTGCACTCCAAAACATTCATCATTTTGATATTTCCTCCTCTTTCAAGAAACACATCGCCTATTACTCGGAACTGCTATAGAGGTCCGAATGACTTCCTACCTATTCATGACAATAATTACCCTTATGGCCTTGGGGGTCGCGTTATTCGTGGGCTTGCGTCATCGCTTTCTCATGGTGGTGTTGTTGTTGGCTTTCTTTTTCAGGTTGGTTCTACTTTTTATTCAGTATTACGGCCTTTTCTCGATACCAGGTGGTGATGCGGATGCACTTAACATGACCCATAAGGCATGGGTTTGGTCCATGCAGGACTGGTCAGGATTGTTCAACGAGATCAACAATGCTGGGTCGTACCTCTATAGCTTTTTCGGTGCCATACTCTTCAAGCTATTCGGCTATCATGAGCTTCTTTTGCCGGTTGTTAACCTTTTTTTCGGAATGCTAGTCGTCGCCTTGACGGGAATCATCGTCAATCGCATCTGGGGTGCCAGGCCCGCACAGCTATCGGCGCTAATCATCGGGCTCTATCCATTCGCTGCCTTCAACTCGGCCATTGCGCTGCGCGAGGAGCCTTCGATTCTGGCGTTCATGTTCGGGCTCTACTTCCTGGTGAAGTGGCTCCAGGAGGAATCGCGAGCGGGTATCTATCTGTGCCTGGCCTTCTTCGGGTTGGCGACCATGATCCATCCCGGATGGGTCGCGGCGATCTTCGGCGTGGGAGTCTACGCGCTGTTGCTGCTATTCAAGGCGCTGCCACGTATCGTTCAGGGCAGTCTCGTCACACGAGGATATTTTCACAATATCCTGACAGCGGGATCCATTGTCATTCTTTCGCTGCTGCTTTCGGCCGCGGGAGAAGTGACCCTGGGCAAGGGCATATCACTGGGCAGCGAAGAGGAAACCGTTGCCGAATTGATTGAATCGCAATTCACGGGAATGCCCCAGGGTGGTTCGGCCTACCCGACGGTGATCGCAACGGGCGATCCTTTCTCACGGCCCTGGCTGATTCCGGCCCGTATCGTCTATTTCCTCTTCTCGCCGTTTCCCTGGGATATCAGCAGTCCTCAGCAAGCATTAGGGATGATTTCGTCGGTGCTTTACTTATTTCTGGTTTGGAAAATCTTCAAGAACTGGAAAACTATCAGGCAACATCAGGAGTGTGTTGCGCTTCTGATCATCCTGGCGCTACTCACCTTCATTTTCGCCATCGGCGTGACCAATATCGGTACAGCCATACGGCATAAAACCAAGTTTCTCGCGCTTTTCATCATTCTCGCCGCCGTATCATTCGATTCAATCCGT
The genomic region above belongs to Halomonas zincidurans B6 and contains:
- a CDS encoding glycosyltransferase — its product is MNILHVIAAPAAGGAEIYIRDLCVHANANGHEFSIAFIANAKEIGRSAEFEANFLESLENSRVRFFFLPAGTKRNPIRGMLSSVNAIRMRRPDVIHVHLLTGLLVFSLCSAFLPIVYTHHNIKIYHRSWLFKAFMKLSRGYVGISDKCTEVLAKMVPHGRDVRTIHNGILTQRVMSLRDATATPTVDTTCVSLIAVGALSEQKNYPLLLRALALVKTRTELAFHLSIVGEGREGTTQAIQQQIAEQNLANVVTLLGNRSDVPQLLCHSDIFVLSSSWEGLPISLLEAQAAGLPSVVTDVGGCGEVIERTQGGIVVAPEDAETLAVALQQLIEMPEYREKLRACALQNIHHFDISSSFKKHIAYYSELL
- a CDS encoding glycosyltransferase family 2 protein; translation: MENSPHLPISVVITVYNEACYLREALRSVLSQVVMPAEILVIDDGSDDDEARQVVEENQKTAVTLRYYKKENGGPSSARNSGISRSVQPYIAFLDADDKMLPGNLCYKYNLIKNLGSQYFGVYGSYIREDNKKIVAFKEIDGMPSTRYIGRDDGVPGGMGNYLFRRDPLIEVGGLDETLSHNEDFDLLIRLLKSGYACKGNAEPGFVRNYRPGSLTRSAKHYEIYRAVLMFLNKAEKNTYFDELELRRRHKANCLRLARRLFSERFPWAEVKPVLVEAFSHDRPRNPRELIAYLLARMI
- a CDS encoding ArnT family glycosyltransferase, which produces MTSYLFMTIITLMALGVALFVGLRHRFLMVVLLLAFFFRLVLLFIQYYGLFSIPGGDADALNMTHKAWVWSMQDWSGLFNEINNAGSYLYSFFGAILFKLFGYHELLLPVVNLFFGMLVVALTGIIVNRIWGARPAQLSALIIGLYPFAAFNSAIALREEPSILAFMFGLYFLVKWLQEESRAGIYLCLAFFGLATMIHPGWVAAIFGVGVYALLLLFKALPRIVQGSLVTRGYFHNILTAGSIVILSLLLSAAGEVTLGKGISLGSEEETVAELIESQFTGMPQGGSAYPTVIATGDPFSRPWLIPARIVYFLFSPFPWDISSPQQALGMISSVLYLFLVWKIFKNWKTIRQHQECVALLIILALLTFIFAIGVTNIGTAIRHKTKFLALFIILAAVSFDSIRFRLLRR